A genomic stretch from Syntrophaceae bacterium includes:
- a CDS encoding long-chain fatty acid--CoA ligase yields MKGVNLASYLEHSVHAHPGKAALIFEEERWTFREFDAEANRIANGLVDLGVEKGDRVSLFLPNCPEFLFWYFGALKMGAVVNPINTMLKERELEYVIRDCAPKVLVTAEELAAVPRHVYGLPGIGIKKMIVVKGKDEDGILANETWVKRYPPIFNMTSVEQDDLAAILYTSGTTGQPKGVMLTHLNLWTNARHCADWAETTYNDITVCALPLFHSYALSHVVGELFIEGGAVVWLKRFDPTSFLEAMASHRATACHCVATMYYALVNHPNVDEYARKIRLRYCVTGAAVTPEPILQAWNAKFTPLSEGYGLTEASPVVFMNPLPGKGVQKVMSCGVPIVPEIKVGVVNEDGKPVAVGEVGELIIQGPNVMKGYWNKPEATAKSLRDGWLYTGDMVSFDEDGYYYIRDRKNDMINRSAFNIYPKELEDVLYTHPAVAEVQVVGIPDLVKGEEVVACLALKPGNKTTEEDVILFCRKNLASYKVPKYIRFFETLPKTVTGKLEKMTLRKILLEEQGKQ; encoded by the coding sequence ATGAAGGGAGTCAATTTGGCGAGTTATCTGGAGCATTCCGTACATGCCCACCCAGGGAAAGCGGCTTTGATCTTCGAAGAGGAGCGCTGGACGTTCAGAGAGTTTGACGCCGAAGCCAACCGGATCGCCAACGGTCTTGTGGATCTAGGCGTTGAAAAGGGGGACCGGGTGTCGCTCTTTCTTCCGAACTGCCCGGAGTTCCTATTCTGGTATTTCGGCGCCCTGAAGATGGGGGCCGTCGTCAATCCGATCAATACGATGCTCAAGGAGAGGGAACTGGAATATGTGATCCGGGACTGCGCTCCGAAGGTCCTGGTTACCGCGGAAGAACTGGCGGCAGTTCCGCGTCACGTTTATGGACTGCCTGGGATTGGTATCAAGAAGATGATCGTGGTCAAAGGGAAAGACGAAGACGGGATCCTCGCCAACGAAACGTGGGTGAAGCGATATCCCCCGATTTTTAATATGACTTCCGTCGAGCAGGACGATCTCGCCGCCATCCTCTACACATCCGGAACGACGGGGCAGCCGAAGGGCGTCATGCTGACCCATTTGAACCTCTGGACGAACGCCCGGCATTGCGCGGACTGGGCGGAGACAACGTATAACGACATCACCGTCTGTGCCCTCCCGCTTTTCCATTCCTATGCCCTCTCCCACGTTGTGGGCGAACTCTTCATCGAGGGCGGGGCGGTGGTCTGGCTGAAGCGCTTCGACCCGACGTCCTTCCTGGAAGCCATGGCCAGTCATCGTGCAACTGCCTGCCATTGCGTCGCCACGATGTACTATGCGCTGGTGAACCATCCCAACGTTGATGAGTACGCCCGGAAGATCCGCCTGCGGTACTGCGTGACCGGCGCGGCGGTGACCCCCGAGCCGATCCTCCAGGCCTGGAACGCCAAGTTTACGCCCTTGAGTGAGGGGTACGGCCTCACCGAGGCGTCGCCCGTGGTGTTCATGAACCCGCTTCCCGGAAAGGGCGTGCAGAAGGTTATGTCCTGCGGTGTTCCCATTGTTCCGGAAATCAAAGTCGGCGTTGTCAACGAAGACGGCAAGCCCGTGGCTGTCGGAGAGGTGGGCGAGTTGATCATCCAGGGGCCGAACGTAATGAAGGGGTACTGGAACAAACCGGAGGCAACAGCCAAAAGCCTCCGGGACGGGTGGCTCTATACGGGGGACATGGTCAGTTTTGACGAGGACGGTTATTATTATATCCGGGACCGCAAGAATGACATGATCAACCGCTCGGCCTTCAATATATATCCGAAGGAACTCGAAGACGTCCTCTATACCCATCCGGCCGTTGCAGAGGTTCAGGTCGTCGGCATTCCCGATCTGGTCAAGGGAGAGGAGGTTGTGGCCTGCCTGGCTCTGAAGCCGGGAAATAAGACTACCGAGGAGGATGTCATCCTGTTCTGCCGGAAGAACCTGGCCTCATACAAAGTGCCGAAGTACATCCGCTTCTTCGAGACTTTGCCGAAAACGGTAACGGGAAAACTGGAGAAGATGACCCTGCGGAAGATCCTTCTGGAGGAGCAGGGAAAGCAGTAA
- a CDS encoding PAS domain S-box protein gives MNEISPFLGLVHNAALLLAVAYFFDVSAARWKTDRTLFPQVPFGIVIGAVGITVMMTSWALTPGLIFDTRSVLLSVSGLFFGSIPTVIAMAMTAAFRIYQGGPGAVMGVSVIAATGTVGILWRHLRRRSLAEMSWRELYLFGIATHLVMLGLTFTLPLEIALWTLSRITLPVLLIYPPGTALLGMLMVNRLQREQADEKLQEREEKYRSLFDHSRDAILLTRPDGFILDANPSACEMFGRSLEGIRSVGRNGLVDVTDPRLNEALSERAHTGGGMAEITMLRANGDKFPAEITSTVFADTSGQQKTSMIIRDVTERKRAEDALREKEDLLSLITENMSDMIRITDLQGRNLYSSPSHFKGLGYRAEDRIGKSSFDLVHPDDVERMSNEFIEGFFGNRRVTTEYRIKHADGHYVWLETVADLLRDDRGEASAVIMSSRDISERKKAEEGLHESQRRLSDIIEFLPDATLVIDSEGKVIAWNRAIEAMTGVKKEEMLGKGNYEYSIPFYGERRPILIDLALHPDPKKEKEYLTVRRMDDLLLGDAHTPALAPGNVHLSGTASVLRDSEGNIVGAIECIRDYTDRKNMEERLQRAEKMESLGILAGGVAHDLNNVLGVLVGYSELLLRDVQEGSRAEKYAKSILQGGGRAAAIIQDLLTMARRGVSVSETVNLNRIAADAFKTPEFELVKTHHPDVLFQSHMEKDLFNIKGSPVHLSKSIMNLLSNAAESIHGKGVVTITTENRYVDVAIPGYENTREGEYVVLTVTDTGSGISPADMERIFEPFYTKKVMGRSGTGLGLAVVWGTVKDHGGYIDVRTEEDKGSSFVLYFPVTREALSKTDQALSESEYRGRGESILIVDDVEEQRSLAAVILEGLSYRVASAASGEEAVEYLRTNKADLIVLDMIMDPGIDGLETYCRILEIRPRQKAIIVSGFARTERVKMAQAMGAGEYVMKPYVIERLGMAVRKELDKM, from the coding sequence ATGAATGAAATCTCCCCCTTTCTCGGTCTTGTTCACAATGCAGCACTGCTTCTGGCGGTCGCATACTTTTTCGACGTGAGCGCGGCCCGTTGGAAGACAGACCGAACGCTGTTCCCGCAGGTACCCTTCGGCATTGTCATCGGTGCAGTCGGCATCACGGTCATGATGACGTCGTGGGCGCTCACACCGGGACTCATTTTTGACACGCGCTCCGTCCTGCTGAGCGTATCAGGTCTCTTTTTCGGTTCCATCCCCACCGTCATTGCGATGGCGATGACCGCCGCGTTTCGCATTTATCAGGGAGGACCGGGCGCCGTCATGGGCGTCAGTGTCATCGCTGCCACGGGAACGGTCGGGATCCTCTGGCGTCATCTGCGCCGGCGTTCCCTGGCCGAAATGTCATGGCGCGAGCTCTACCTTTTCGGCATCGCGACACACCTTGTCATGCTGGGCCTGACGTTCACGCTGCCCCTGGAGATCGCCCTGTGGACGCTTTCAAGAATTACCCTGCCGGTCCTGTTGATCTATCCTCCGGGAACCGCCTTGCTGGGAATGCTGATGGTCAACCGTCTGCAGCGCGAACAGGCGGATGAGAAACTGCAGGAACGGGAGGAAAAATATCGTTCTCTGTTCGATCATTCAAGGGATGCGATTCTTCTGACCAGGCCGGATGGCTTCATCCTCGACGCCAATCCGTCTGCCTGCGAGATGTTCGGCAGGTCCCTGGAAGGCATTCGGAGCGTCGGGCGAAACGGGCTGGTGGATGTCACGGATCCAAGACTGAACGAGGCCTTGAGCGAACGAGCGCACACGGGCGGAGGAATGGCCGAAATCACGATGCTTCGTGCCAATGGCGACAAGTTTCCTGCGGAAATCACATCGACGGTCTTCGCCGATACGAGCGGACAGCAGAAGACCAGCATGATCATCCGCGATGTCACTGAGCGCAAGCGAGCGGAGGATGCGCTGCGGGAAAAAGAAGACTTGTTGAGTCTGATCACGGAAAACATGTCCGACATGATCAGGATAACCGATTTGCAGGGCCGCAATCTGTATTCGAGTCCGTCTCATTTCAAAGGTCTCGGTTACCGGGCGGAAGATCGGATCGGAAAGTCTTCCTTTGACCTTGTGCATCCCGACGATGTGGAAAGGATGTCGAACGAATTCATAGAGGGTTTTTTCGGCAATCGACGCGTTACCACCGAATATCGGATCAAGCATGCGGACGGCCACTATGTCTGGCTGGAAACGGTGGCGGATCTTCTCAGGGACGATCGGGGCGAAGCGTCAGCCGTAATCATGAGTTCGCGGGACATTTCCGAACGAAAGAAAGCGGAAGAGGGGCTGCATGAATCCCAGAGGAGATTGTCGGACATTATCGAGTTTCTCCCCGATGCCACCCTGGTCATCGACAGCGAAGGCAAGGTAATTGCCTGGAACCGGGCCATCGAAGCCATGACCGGGGTCAAGAAGGAGGAGATGCTGGGCAAGGGTAATTATGAGTATTCCATCCCGTTTTATGGAGAAAGGAGACCTATTCTTATAGACCTTGCGCTGCATCCGGATCCGAAGAAGGAAAAGGAGTATTTAACCGTACGTAGAATGGACGATCTCTTGTTGGGAGATGCGCACACCCCCGCACTCGCTCCCGGAAATGTTCATTTATCCGGAACGGCCTCTGTGCTCAGGGATTCCGAAGGCAATATTGTCGGCGCCATCGAGTGCATTCGTGATTACACCGATCGAAAGAACATGGAGGAGCGCCTGCAACGTGCGGAAAAGATGGAATCCCTGGGAATCCTGGCCGGCGGCGTGGCTCATGATCTGAACAATGTGCTGGGTGTTCTCGTCGGTTACTCCGAATTGCTGTTGCGGGATGTTCAGGAGGGGAGCCGAGCAGAAAAATACGCGAAAAGCATTCTGCAGGGAGGGGGAAGAGCGGCAGCCATCATCCAGGATTTGCTGACCATGGCCCGACGGGGCGTGTCCGTTTCAGAAACGGTGAACCTGAACCGGATCGCGGCCGATGCTTTCAAGACTCCCGAATTCGAGCTTGTCAAAACCCATCATCCCGACGTCCTGTTCCAGAGTCATATGGAAAAGGACCTGTTCAACATCAAAGGGTCGCCCGTTCACCTCAGCAAGTCGATCATGAATCTCCTGTCCAATGCCGCGGAGTCGATACACGGCAAGGGTGTGGTCACGATAACAACGGAGAACCGCTATGTGGATGTAGCCATCCCCGGCTATGAAAACACCCGGGAGGGGGAGTATGTCGTTTTGACGGTTACGGATACGGGCTCGGGAATTTCTCCGGCAGACATGGAACGGATCTTTGAGCCGTTCTACACGAAGAAGGTCATGGGCCGGAGCGGGACGGGCCTGGGGTTGGCGGTCGTCTGGGGAACCGTCAAGGACCATGGCGGATATATCGATGTCCGGACGGAAGAAGACAAAGGCAGTTCGTTTGTCCTGTATTTCCCTGTGACACGAGAGGCCCTGTCGAAAACGGATCAGGCTCTGTCCGAAAGCGAATATCGGGGCCGGGGCGAGAGCATTCTGATTGTCGACGATGTGGAAGAGCAGCGGTCCCTGGCTGCCGTGATTCTGGAAGGCCTGAGTTACCGTGTGGCATCGGCGGCGAGCGGCGAGGAGGCCGTGGAATATCTCCGGACAAACAAGGCGGACCTGATCGTCCTGGACATGATCATGGATCCGGGAATCGACGGCCTGGAGACATACTGCCGGATTCTTGAAATCAGGCCGCGGCAGAAGGCGATCATCGTCAGCGGCTTCGCCAGGACCGAACGGGTAAAAATGGCCCAGGCCATGGGAGCGGGGGAATACGTGATGAAACCTTATGTTATCGAGAGATTGGGCATGGCTGTCAGGAAAGAGCTTGATAAGATGTAG
- a CDS encoding BtrH N-terminal domain-containing protein gives MFDGTIIAGYRHQPGFHCASSAIRNVLAFHGLRVSEPAVIGLGRGPGFSYHVTDQRPSRLVHMRNLNLEDNFFRTVSLTFRWRETDDAAEATAHAKASVDRGLPVLVQTDIIDLPYFNTDQHFPGHAVVICGYSDEKQEFYVSDTLHPEALAVAIPDMERARTSVFPPFALRNRSFVLEDLSGFHIDEAVVRGAIRRWAGENLDGLPELPVAYGVRALEELIGDLSNWKEAADWQWSARFTYQIIERRGTGGAGFRTLYRQFLEEMEDAHPSLRNLRFSQDLEVIEGLYHDMASVFRRISEGEAPDFSPARPVLENILERETAFYRNILRAL, from the coding sequence TTGTTCGACGGAACGATCATTGCGGGATACAGACATCAGCCGGGATTTCACTGCGCCTCCAGCGCCATCCGCAACGTCCTGGCCTTTCACGGCCTCAGGGTCAGCGAGCCCGCCGTCATCGGCCTGGGGCGGGGGCCGGGTTTCTCCTACCACGTCACTGATCAGCGCCCCTCCCGCCTGGTTCACATGCGCAACCTCAACCTGGAAGACAATTTCTTCCGGACCGTGAGCCTGACGTTCCGGTGGCGGGAGACGGACGACGCCGCGGAGGCAACGGCCCATGCGAAGGCGTCGGTGGACCGGGGCCTGCCGGTCCTCGTTCAGACCGACATCATCGATCTTCCCTACTTCAACACGGACCAGCACTTTCCCGGCCACGCCGTGGTCATCTGCGGCTACAGTGACGAAAAGCAGGAATTCTATGTCTCGGACACCCTCCATCCGGAGGCCCTGGCCGTGGCGATCCCGGACATGGAGCGGGCGCGGACGTCCGTATTCCCGCCGTTCGCCCTGAGGAACCGGTCCTTCGTCCTCGAGGACCTCTCGGGATTCCACATCGACGAGGCCGTCGTGCGGGGAGCCATCCGCCGGTGGGCCGGGGAGAACCTGGACGGCCTTCCGGAGCTGCCCGTGGCTTACGGCGTCCGGGCACTGGAGGAGCTGATCGGGGATCTGTCCAACTGGAAGGAGGCGGCGGACTGGCAGTGGTCGGCGCGCTTCACCTACCAGATCATCGAGCGGCGGGGGACGGGGGGCGCCGGCTTCCGCACCCTCTACCGGCAGTTCCTGGAGGAAATGGAGGACGCGCATCCGTCGCTCCGGAACCTGCGATTCTCGCAGGACCTGGAGGTCATCGAAGGCCTCTACCACGACATGGCCTCGGTATTCCGGCGGATCAGCGAGGGGGAGGCGCCGGACTTTTCCCCCGCCCGGCCGGTACTCGAAAACATCTTGGAGCGGGAGACGGCTTTCTACCGGAATATTCTGCGTGCCCTCTGA
- a CDS encoding bifunctional acetate--CoA ligase family protein/GNAT family N-acetyltransferase: protein MIRNPFEPKTIAVIDATDRVDSPVFALQENILASGIRLYPVHPERAAVSGIACYPTIGDVPEAVDMAVIATPAADLPGIAAECGRAGVGEALVVTPLSPDRNESVAVEEALLEVRKVHGMRILGPGSLGFIRPSTGLNLTPFRSIPEEGAIALVAQGVAFGRTLFEWGMSSRIGFSMFISLGSMLDVDFGDVIDLLGNDPRTRSIMIYMEDRIGDVKKFMSAARGFSRNKPVVLLKPPHPADGEEDSKSHTGALAGPEEVYDAVFRRAGVVRVGEIKDLFNTAGVLYARRLPKGPRLAVVSNSGGAAAMAVSRLLRSGGQLARPAPATEEALRPLLPRGSDVANPLDIFPDADVERYVESARLCIGDDNTDGALVIFTPQEGIRSEDLAAALADLAGKVAKPVIATWLGDREQGRERAFLAGRGVPSYDTPEEAVRTYLYMYRYERNLELLYETPAELTTEEAPPKNHLRNLIRRRCGSGITVLTEDESRKFLASYGIRTVGTAMARSLDEAVLQAERIGYPVVLKVVSPDVIFRPDVGGIAVNITSVNVLREEYESIMERVRRFAPRAEIRGVTVQKMIQPVDFELILGSRKDKTFGAVILFGMGGVGVRVYRDFSLALPPLNQALARRLMEDTRIFRMLQGYRGKPPADLRQLEEIIVNFSNLVVDFPEIMEMDVNPIVVSRGTPYALGARIIPDPDCLSIASPYAHLSITPYPSRYVMRWNLPDGLEVVLRPIRPEDEPLEREMFASASEATLRERYYHTVRDVGHMEHARSCNIDYDREMTLVAEIRQNGQRRLIGTGGIVIEPHTKRCEFAILVHDEFQGRGLAYKMLDVLIGIAGEKGLREFFGYVEKRNLRMLRLCEKLGMVRDPRSDDPVRVVLALA from the coding sequence ATGATTCGAAATCCTTTCGAACCGAAAACCATTGCGGTCATCGACGCCACGGACCGGGTAGACAGCCCGGTGTTCGCCCTCCAGGAGAACATCCTTGCCTCCGGGATCCGGCTGTATCCCGTCCATCCCGAACGGGCGGCCGTCTCCGGTATCGCGTGTTATCCAACGATCGGCGACGTCCCGGAGGCCGTCGACATGGCCGTGATCGCGACCCCGGCTGCCGATCTGCCCGGGATCGCTGCGGAGTGCGGGCGTGCGGGCGTGGGAGAGGCGCTGGTCGTGACACCGCTTTCCCCCGACCGAAACGAATCTGTCGCTGTGGAGGAGGCGCTCCTGGAGGTCCGCAAGGTGCACGGCATGCGCATTCTCGGCCCCGGGAGCCTCGGCTTCATCCGGCCCTCAACGGGGCTGAACCTGACGCCCTTCCGGAGCATTCCGGAGGAGGGCGCCATCGCCCTGGTGGCACAGGGAGTCGCTTTCGGCAGGACGCTCTTCGAATGGGGGATGAGCTCCCGGATCGGCTTCAGCATGTTCATCTCCTTGGGATCCATGCTGGACGTCGACTTCGGGGACGTGATCGACCTGTTGGGGAACGATCCCCGGACGCGCAGCATCATGATCTACATGGAGGACCGCATCGGCGACGTGAAAAAGTTCATGAGCGCCGCCCGCGGCTTTTCCAGAAACAAGCCCGTCGTTCTGCTCAAGCCCCCGCATCCGGCGGACGGCGAGGAGGACTCGAAGTCCCACACCGGCGCCCTGGCGGGTCCCGAGGAGGTATATGACGCGGTCTTCCGGAGAGCCGGCGTGGTCCGGGTCGGGGAGATCAAGGACCTGTTCAACACGGCCGGCGTCCTGTATGCGCGGCGGCTGCCGAAAGGCCCGCGGCTGGCGGTAGTCTCCAATTCCGGAGGGGCCGCCGCGATGGCGGTGTCGAGGCTGCTGCGCTCGGGGGGACAGCTCGCCCGGCCGGCGCCGGCGACGGAGGAGGCTCTGCGGCCCCTTTTGCCGAGGGGAAGCGACGTCGCGAATCCCCTGGACATCTTCCCCGATGCGGACGTCGAGCGGTATGTGGAGTCTGCGCGGCTATGCATCGGCGACGATAATACGGATGGCGCGCTGGTCATCTTCACCCCCCAGGAAGGGATCCGTTCGGAGGATCTCGCGGCCGCTCTCGCGGACCTGGCCGGGAAGGTTGCCAAGCCGGTGATCGCGACCTGGCTGGGGGACCGTGAACAGGGGCGCGAAAGGGCTTTCCTGGCGGGCAGGGGCGTGCCGTCATACGACACGCCCGAGGAGGCCGTCCGCACGTATCTCTACATGTACCGGTACGAGCGGAACCTGGAGCTGCTGTACGAGACGCCGGCGGAGCTGACCACGGAGGAGGCGCCGCCCAAGAATCATCTCCGGAACCTGATCCGCAGGCGCTGCGGCTCCGGGATTACCGTCCTGACGGAGGACGAGTCGCGGAAGTTCCTCGCCAGCTACGGGATCCGGACGGTCGGGACCGCCATGGCCCGGTCCCTGGACGAGGCGGTCCTGCAGGCCGAGCGGATCGGTTATCCCGTGGTGCTCAAGGTCGTCTCGCCGGACGTCATCTTCCGGCCGGACGTGGGGGGTATCGCGGTCAACATCACCTCCGTCAATGTTCTCCGGGAGGAGTACGAGAGCATCATGGAGCGGGTCCGCCGGTTCGCCCCCCGGGCGGAGATCCGAGGCGTCACGGTCCAGAAGATGATCCAGCCCGTGGACTTCGAGCTGATCCTGGGATCCAGGAAAGACAAAACCTTCGGGGCCGTCATTCTCTTCGGGATGGGAGGGGTGGGAGTCCGGGTCTACCGGGACTTTTCCCTGGCCCTGCCGCCGCTGAACCAGGCCCTGGCGCGCCGGCTCATGGAAGACACCCGGATCTTCCGGATGCTCCAGGGGTACCGCGGCAAGCCTCCTGCGGACCTCCGGCAGCTGGAAGAGATTATTGTGAACTTCTCCAACCTCGTCGTGGACTTCCCCGAGATCATGGAGATGGACGTCAACCCCATCGTTGTCAGCCGTGGAACGCCCTACGCGCTGGGGGCACGCATCATCCCCGACCCGGACTGCCTGTCCATCGCGTCTCCCTATGCGCACCTGTCCATCACCCCCTATCCGTCCCGCTACGTCATGCGCTGGAATCTCCCGGACGGCCTGGAAGTCGTCCTGCGTCCCATCCGTCCTGAGGACGAACCCCTGGAGCGGGAGATGTTCGCCTCCGCTTCCGAGGCCACGCTCCGGGAGCGTTACTACCACACCGTCCGGGACGTCGGGCACATGGAGCACGCCCGCTCCTGCAACATCGACTACGACCGCGAAATGACCCTGGTGGCGGAGATCCGGCAGAACGGGCAGCGCCGTCTCATCGGCACGGGCGGCATCGTCATCGAGCCGCATACGAAGCGTTGCGAGTTCGCCATTCTCGTCCACGACGAGTTCCAGGGGCGCGGCCTGGCCTACAAGATGCTGGACGTCCTGATCGGCATCGCCGGCGAGAAGGGCCTGCGGGAATTTTTCGGATACGTCGAGAAGCGCAATCTCCGGATGCTCCGGCTGTGCGAAAAACTGGGCATGGTCCGCGATCCGCGGTCCGACGATCCGGTCCGGGTTGTGCTGGCACTGGCGTGA
- a CDS encoding response regulator: protein MSDSLDVIIVDDDPMVCSVIRDMIQSFYVWGDVRAFTNVDEAYTYCYQKKAGVAVFVLDVFMGSDTGFSFLDAIVEKFPMAYEDAIIMTGHASDDVVNMCIASNITYLIEKPIRSYSLQLAVRAIVGKYLRFAKRILEDPVLAETISGF from the coding sequence ATGTCAGACAGCCTGGATGTGATCATTGTCGATGACGACCCGATGGTTTGTTCCGTGATCAGGGACATGATCCAGTCGTTCTATGTCTGGGGGGATGTCCGGGCGTTCACGAACGTCGACGAGGCCTATACCTACTGTTACCAGAAAAAAGCGGGGGTGGCCGTCTTCGTCCTCGACGTGTTCATGGGATCGGATACGGGGTTCAGCTTCCTGGACGCCATCGTCGAGAAGTTTCCCATGGCGTATGAAGACGCCATCATCATGACCGGCCATGCCAGCGACGACGTCGTGAACATGTGCATCGCCTCCAACATCACCTACCTCATTGAAAAGCCCATCCGGTCCTATTCGCTGCAGTTGGCCGTCCGTGCAATCGTGGGCAAATACCTCCGCTTTGCCAAGAGGATTCTGGAGGATCCGGTACTGGCCGAAACGATTTCCGGCTTCTAG
- a CDS encoding serine protein kinase PrkA: protein MNTEQSIISSLSKRIAERGHRAAVPLTDFVSFAARNPTMVFRNTFQMLYDMIRSYVGEGTDEYPDDPESIHYVLYDCTKLFVEGTDHPFFADQLFANRLIKQFASFRSGSQQNRIYIFEGPHGCGKSTFLNNLLMKFEQYTKTPEGTTYETVWRLNKKALGVMTGHETPVILQQLRHLADESDLMPKKPTRDGPLYTPMKEYLEVPCPSHDSPLILVPKAYRKEVYGQLIEDEAFKEKLFTEKQYEWIFRDSPCTICVSLYMALLDIVNSPEKVLEMIFARPYEFNRRLGQGISVFNPGDRITKTSVLTNELLQSQINNLIKDSNRVRYIYSRYANTNNGIYAIMDVKDNNKERFANLHGIISEGVHKVEDIEENVNSLFLALMNPEDRVNIVGTQSFLDRISFIKIPYVLDYNTEVKIYKNIFGDRIENMFLPRVLQNFAKVIIATRLKEKSDNLLEWIGDPEKYTLYCDRNLQLLKMDIYAGFIPSWLTQEDRKNFSAKKRKAVIADSETEGEKGFSGRDSIKIFDDFYSAYAKEGALISMAMVCNFFRQHQKDHAEDIPEGFLDSLVDSYNYAVLQEVKESLYDYNEERISRDVQNYLFAVNFEPGRTEKCIYTGETIDLTEEFFAGIERRILGSQAAFNQRHAFRKETQNQYTSKTLTQEMLLERKSITETMIYASLRERYIHNLKENVMDPFLKNENFRRGIKDYGTEAFKTYDQRIRHEVRFLIRNLMNRYGYCEQGAREISIYVLDSDLANTFSTP from the coding sequence ATGAATACCGAACAAAGCATCATCAGCAGCCTGTCGAAACGGATCGCCGAACGGGGACACCGCGCGGCCGTGCCGTTGACGGACTTCGTCTCTTTTGCCGCCCGGAATCCGACCATGGTTTTCCGCAACACCTTCCAGATGCTCTACGACATGATCCGGAGCTACGTGGGCGAAGGCACTGACGAATATCCCGACGATCCCGAATCGATTCACTACGTCCTGTACGACTGCACGAAACTCTTCGTCGAGGGGACGGACCATCCGTTCTTCGCCGACCAGCTCTTCGCCAACCGCCTGATCAAGCAGTTCGCGTCCTTCCGGTCCGGAAGCCAGCAGAACCGGATCTACATCTTCGAGGGCCCCCACGGGTGCGGCAAGAGCACGTTCCTGAACAACCTCCTCATGAAGTTCGAGCAGTACACAAAGACCCCCGAGGGGACGACCTACGAGACGGTCTGGCGCCTGAACAAAAAGGCCCTGGGCGTCATGACGGGACATGAGACCCCCGTCATCCTGCAGCAGTTGAGGCACCTGGCCGACGAGTCCGACCTGATGCCGAAAAAGCCCACCCGGGACGGCCCCCTGTATACGCCGATGAAAGAATACCTGGAGGTGCCCTGCCCCAGCCATGACAGCCCCCTGATCCTGGTTCCGAAAGCCTACCGGAAGGAGGTCTACGGTCAGCTGATCGAGGATGAGGCGTTCAAGGAGAAGCTGTTCACGGAGAAGCAGTACGAGTGGATATTCCGCGACAGCCCCTGCACCATCTGCGTTTCGCTCTATATGGCGCTCCTGGACATCGTCAATTCGCCCGAGAAGGTCCTCGAAATGATCTTCGCGCGGCCGTACGAATTCAACCGGCGGCTGGGCCAGGGCATCAGCGTTTTCAACCCGGGAGACCGGATCACCAAGACCAGCGTCCTGACCAACGAGCTGCTCCAGAGCCAGATCAACAATCTGATCAAGGACAGCAACCGCGTCCGGTACATCTATTCCCGCTACGCGAACACGAACAACGGCATCTACGCCATCATGGACGTGAAGGACAACAACAAGGAGCGGTTCGCGAACCTTCACGGGATCATCAGCGAAGGCGTGCACAAGGTGGAGGACATCGAGGAAAACGTGAACTCCCTCTTCCTGGCCCTCATGAACCCGGAAGACCGTGTGAACATCGTGGGCACCCAGTCGTTCCTCGACCGGATCAGCTTCATCAAGATCCCCTATGTACTGGATTACAATACGGAAGTAAAAATCTACAAGAACATCTTCGGCGACCGGATCGAGAACATGTTTCTCCCGAGGGTCCTGCAGAACTTCGCCAAGGTCATCATCGCGACCCGATTGAAAGAGAAATCGGACAATCTCCTCGAATGGATCGGCGATCCGGAGAAATACACGCTCTACTGCGACCGGAATCTGCAGCTGCTGAAAATGGACATCTACGCCGGTTTCATCCCGTCCTGGCTGACCCAGGAGGACCGGAAGAATTTCTCGGCGAAAAAGCGGAAGGCCGTCATTGCCGACTCGGAGACGGAAGGCGAAAAGGGATTTTCAGGAAGGGATTCCATCAAGATCTTCGATGATTTCTACTCCGCCTATGCGAAGGAGGGCGCCCTGATCTCCATGGCCATGGTCTGCAATTTCTTCCGTCAGCACCAGAAGGACCATGCCGAGGACATCCCCGAAGGCTTTCTGGATTCACTCGTCGATTCTTATAATTACGCCGTACTGCAGGAAGTCAAGGAATCGCTCTACGATTACAACGAGGAACGGATTTCCAGGGACGTCCAGAATTACCTGTTTGCCGTCAACTTCGAGCCGGGGCGGACGGAAAAGTGTATTTACACCGGGGAAACCATCGATCTGACAGAAGAATTCTTTGCCGGCATCGAGCGCCGCATCCTGGGTTCCCAGGCCGCATTCAATCAGCGGCATGCCTTCCGTAAGGAAACCCAGAACCAGTACACCTCAAAAACCCTCACGCAGGAGATGCTGCTGGAGCGAAAGAGCATCACCGAGACGATGATCTATGCCTCCCTGAGGGAACGCTATATTCACAACCTGAAGGAGAACGTGATGGATCCCTTCCTGAAGAACGAGAATTTCCGGAGGGGCATCAAGGACTACGGCACGGAAGCCTTCAAGACGTACGACCAGCGGATCCGGCACGAGGTCCGCTTCCTCATCCGGAACCTGATGAACCGATACGGCTATTGCGAACAGGGAGCCAGGGAGATCAGCATCTACGTCCTCGACAGCGACCTGGCGAACACGTTCTCGACGCCCTGA